The following proteins come from a genomic window of Mustelus asterias chromosome 1, sMusAst1.hap1.1, whole genome shotgun sequence:
- the LOC144480192 gene encoding G-protein coupled receptor 151-like, which translates to MNGSADLLEYAGGFQLLEEEELKVALPLVLGVICLVGSVGNAMVAAVLVHDFRQGKSSLLNGLILIWSCADLLILLLCLPLRAVTYSKSSWSFGWLLCKSSDYFLHACLSAKSFTVAAVGHARYKHVSDPQKSLQCGCQRVLALVCSVWSVALLLPIPHCLFSNTRSNGRETSCVWEVPPYASNFMKVFGVAYPLAAYGIPITFAMTCYIKALLLSQPRRNGTPHRRYEIRRVTTMLWGLSVAFAAMWLPDWVAWIWARHRKTDSPMPPVALLVLAQVLLFANCTVNPLVFLALSEDFKEGLRRLWPLARCRRARRGRADGQGAVAPTLDEKKAGSGLAMANSAAAPLRALSTISGREDVIICRDVAQCIPPDVQHFWLDRKNATAPENNDPIPWERPENS; encoded by the coding sequence ATGAACGGCTCCGCCGACTTGTTGGAATATGCCGGAGGATTCCAGCTGCTGGAGGAAGAGGAGCTAAAGGTCGCCCTGCCCCTCGTCCTGGGGGTCATCTGCCTGGTGGGTTCGGTGGGCAACGCGATGGTGGCCGCGGTGCTGGTGCACGACTTCAGGCAGGGCAAGAGCAGCCTGCTTAACGGCTTGATTCTCATCTGGAGCTGCGCCGACCTCCTCATCCTTTTGCTCTGCCTGCCGCTCCGCGCCGTCACCTACTCCAAGTCGAGCTGGTCATTCGGCTGGCTGCTCTGCAAGTCCTCGGATTACTTCCTGCACGCGTGCCTGTCGGCCAAAAGCTTCACCGTGGCGGCGGTGGGGCACGCCCGTTATAAACATGTGAGCGATCCTCAGAAGTCCCTCCAGTGCGGGTGCCAACGGGTGCTGGCACTGGTGTGCTCCGTCTGGTCGGTCGCCCTTCTGCTGCCCATTCCTCACTGCCTCTTCTCCAACACCAGGAGCAATGGCAGGGAAACGTCCTGCGTCTGGGAGGTTCCCCCTTACGCCTCGAATTTCATGAAGGTCTTCGGCGTAGCCTACCCGCTGGCAGCCTATGGGATCCCCATCACCTTCGCCATGACTTGTTACATCAAAGCCCTCCTGCTCAGCCAGCCCCGGAGGAACGGGACCCCGCACCGCAGGTACGAAATTCGGAGGGTCACCACCATGCTGTGGGGTCTGAGTGTCGCCTTCGCGGCCATGTGGCTCCCCGACTGGGTGGCGTGGATCTGGGCGAGGCACAGAAAAACGGACAGCCCCATGCCCCCTGTCGCCCTGCTGGTCCTGGCCCAAGTGCTCCTGTTCGCCAACTGCACGGTCAATCCGCTGGTGTTCCTGGCCCTCTCCGAAGACTTCAAAGAGGGATTGAGGAGGCTCTGGCCGCTGGCCCGCTGCCGGAGGgcgaggagggggagggcggacGGGCAAGGGGCGGTAGCCCCCACTTTGGACGAGAAGAAGGCTGGCTCGGGGCTGGCGATGGCTAACAGCGCCGCGGCCCCTCTCCGAGCCCTGTCCACCATCTCTGGCCGGGAAGATGTGATCATTTGCCGGGACGTAGCCCAGTGCATCCCGCCCGACGTGCAACACTTCTGGCTGGACAGGAAGAACGCGACAGCGCCAGAAAATAACGACCCCATTCCTTGGGAGCGCCCAGAAAACTCTTAG